CGGCGTGTGCCGCCAGCGAGGCCGCGGCCTTGATCGCGACCTCCAGGGTGCTGTCCTTGCCTGCTCCCGCGTGCGCGCCGCGGCGCAGATCTACCGCGATCACCAGATCGGCGCCCAGGGTCTCCTCGAACTCGACCACGTGGAAGTGCCCCAGCCGCGCGGTCGAGGGCCAGTGGATGCGCCGCAGCGCATCGCCCGGCCGATAGTCGCGGATGCCGTAGAGCTCCATCCCCGCGCCCGCCAGCGTCGCCTGCGCCGTCTCCCAGCCGCCGAAGGTGAGCGCGCCCGCCAGCGCCTCCGCGGAGAAGCGCTCCGGCGTGGGATAGACGATCAGCTCCTGCGGCGCCTCGATGCGACGCTCGGCGTGAAAGGCCCCCAGCAGGTCGGTGGCTGAGACCACGACCGGTCCCAGCTTGAACACCCCGCGCTTGGTCGCGCGCACGCGATAGGTCAGCCGCGCCGAACGGCGCGGCAGCAGCGTGGGCAGCGCGACCTCCGCCGGGCTCACGGGTTCCAGCCATGCCGGCAGCTCGTCGCGGAGGCTGATGAACGCCTTGGGCAGCAGCGAGCGGTTGGTGACGGTGATGCTCAGGTCGCACCAACCGCCCTCGGAGAGCTTGTGCGCCGGGCCGCGCTGCAGCTCGAGCCCGCGCGTCGAGAAGCGCGCGATCAGGTACGCGCCGAGGGTGAGGAAAGCCAGCAGCCCCGCCATGAAGTACATCTGCTCCAGCCGCGCGGCAAAGCCCGTGACGGCGAGGAACACGATCGCGGTGAGCAAGACCGTCTGCCTGTAGAACACGATCAGCCGCCCTGCCCCCGGTCGTCCGCGCGCCGGGAGCTCCGCACCCCATGCGCCCGCAGCACCGCCGCGGCGATGCGCAGCTCCTCGTTCTTCGACCGCGCGCGGCGGTCCCGCCGGGCATCGCGCGCCGCCGCCAGCGCCCGGCCCCAGGCGGGATGGGGGGCGAACCCCTGCGCCAGCAGGTCCTCGCCGCGAAGCAGAGCCTTCATCTCGCGCAGGTGTGTCAGGAACAGCTCACACCGCCGCCGCGCCCGCGGCGACGAGGTGGCGGCAAGCGCCACCACCGCCTCCAGCGGCAGACCCTCCAGCGCCCGCGCCAGGGCGCTGTTGCGCAGGCGGGCCGCGGCCAG
The genomic region above belongs to Armatimonadota bacterium and contains:
- a CDS encoding DUF58 domain-containing protein; this translates as MFYRQTVLLTAIVFLAVTGFAARLEQMYFMAGLLAFLTLGAYLIARFSTRGLELQRGPAHKLSEGGWCDLSITVTNRSLLPKAFISLRDELPAWLEPVSPAEVALPTLLPRRSARLTYRVRATKRGVFKLGPVVVSATDLLGAFHAERRIEAPQELIVYPTPERFSAEALAGALTFGGWETAQATLAGAGMELYGIRDYRPGDALRRIHWPSTARLGHFHVVEFEETLGADLVIAVDLRRGAHAGAGKDSTLEVAIKAAASLAAHAVDNGARAMVVGRDGGRSYRVAAGQPGELPLLLEALARMEAQGEWSLAQVMAEVEGPAAGAAAVLLTAAPEAGLLDLVGAWVRRRAQVVVMLFDAGSYGAQPAPDVYAWEKRLRVAGARVEIVRRGDQLERVLGRAMADAA